In Erythrobacter litoralis HTCC2594, a single genomic region encodes these proteins:
- a CDS encoding FAS1-like dehydratase domain-containing protein — translation MSKWDAWIGRTQAQSDTLDAALARRWCATFDLEVPDGPMPQGIHLCLCTPEAATASLGSDGHPSRDESDDSFFPPIPLPRRMWAASDIAFLAPLEIGAVITRTSRIASVSEKEGTTGKLGFVDVEHVTLADGVEAVRETQTLVYRDAAAPDAPLSPPEPGDGTFDTSAWDVVQTMTPSETLLFRYSALTFNTHRIHYDTPYARDEERYRGLVVHGPLITSLLLQLAAQEFGDNALATLAFRAVSPAIVGEPLHLALRPSDEGIELGSFASDGRQTLKAVAGLA, via the coding sequence ATGAGCAAATGGGACGCCTGGATCGGTCGGACGCAGGCGCAGTCCGACACGCTCGATGCGGCGCTGGCGCGGCGCTGGTGCGCGACATTCGACCTCGAGGTACCCGATGGCCCCATGCCGCAGGGTATCCATCTCTGCCTCTGCACGCCGGAGGCAGCCACCGCCTCGCTCGGAAGCGACGGACATCCGTCGCGCGACGAGAGCGATGACAGCTTTTTTCCGCCGATTCCGCTGCCACGCCGAATGTGGGCGGCGAGCGATATCGCCTTCCTCGCACCGCTAGAGATCGGTGCTGTAATCACCCGCACCAGCCGCATCGCTTCGGTCAGCGAGAAGGAGGGCACAACCGGCAAGCTCGGCTTCGTCGATGTCGAGCATGTAACGCTCGCCGATGGCGTCGAAGCCGTGCGAGAGACCCAGACGCTGGTCTATCGCGATGCAGCCGCACCTGATGCGCCTCTGAGCCCGCCGGAGCCGGGCGATGGCACGTTCGATACCAGTGCGTGGGATGTGGTGCAGACGATGACGCCGTCCGAAACGCTACTGTTCCGCTACTCGGCTCTCACCTTCAACACGCACCGCATCCATTACGATACGCCCTATGCTCGGGACGAAGAGCGTTATCGCGGGCTGGTGGTCCACGGACCGCTGATTACGAGCCTGCTGCTCCAGCTCGCCGCGCAGGAATTCGGCGACAATGCGCTCGCCACCTTGGCCTTTCGCGCTGTCAGCCCCGCCATCGTCGGCGAACCGCTACATCTGGCGCTGCGGCCAAGCGACGAAGGCATCGAGCTTGGCTCCTTTGCCAGCGATGGGCGGCAGACGCTCAAAGCGGTGGCAGGTCTCGCTTGA
- the ppk2 gene encoding polyphosphate kinase 2 gives MKESTLGKLKKKTYEKLLEPLEEELVSMARWARATGARICVIFEGRDTAGKGGAIKAVSQRINPRQCRVVALPKPNDTERTQWYFQRYVPHLPAAGEIVLFDRSWYNRAGVEKVMGFATQKQVDSFLEEAPRFERMLVDDGIHLFKYWLTTDQDKQEERLAERLDDPLKRWKLSPIDLAAREKYDAYTEAREAMFQATHTEHAPWTLVDFNDQKHGRLTLIRNLLDRLPDTHIEPEPLEFPELGREPERESYAVIEPIPDFPLFKRDLPPL, from the coding sequence ATGAAGGAGAGCACATTGGGCAAGCTGAAAAAGAAGACTTACGAAAAGCTGCTCGAACCGCTCGAGGAAGAACTGGTTTCGATGGCCCGCTGGGCACGGGCGACGGGCGCGCGCATTTGCGTCATTTTCGAAGGACGCGACACGGCCGGCAAAGGCGGCGCGATCAAGGCGGTCAGCCAGCGCATCAACCCGCGCCAGTGCCGCGTCGTCGCGCTGCCCAAGCCGAACGATACCGAGCGGACCCAATGGTATTTCCAGCGCTATGTCCCGCACCTGCCCGCTGCGGGCGAAATCGTGCTGTTCGATCGCAGCTGGTACAACCGCGCGGGCGTAGAAAAAGTCATGGGCTTCGCAACGCAGAAGCAGGTTGATAGCTTCCTAGAAGAAGCGCCGCGATTCGAGCGGATGCTGGTCGACGACGGCATCCACCTCTTCAAATACTGGCTGACGACTGACCAAGACAAACAGGAAGAGCGCCTGGCCGAGCGGCTGGACGATCCGCTCAAGCGCTGGAAGCTCTCGCCGATCGACCTCGCGGCGCGCGAAAAATACGATGCCTATACCGAGGCGCGCGAGGCGATGTTCCAGGCCACGCATACCGAACACGCGCCTTGGACCCTGGTCGATTTCAACGACCAGAAACACGGCCGTCTGACGCTTATCCGCAATCTGCTCGACCGGCTGCCCGATACGCATATCGAGCCGGAGCCGTTGGAATTCCCGGAACTGGGCCGCGAGCCGGAGAGGGAAAGCTATGCGGTGATCGAGCCGATCCCGGACTTCCCGCTGTTCAAGCGAGACCTGCCACCGCTTTGA
- the phhA gene encoding phenylalanine 4-monooxygenase translates to MATLAQAEQDFSVLPEMPADVFTAPLKRPEHVGDDWLEPQQTHYTSEDDAIWNDLFARQMDVLPGRAASAFMAGLEKLDLGKGGVPDFKQMSEELGKLTGWSVVPVPMLIPDHVFFWHLANRRFPAGNFIRTRETFDYIQEPDVFHDVFGHVPMLSDPTFADYMQEYGKAGWKAMRYNRLKALGSLYWYTVEFGLIEEGPDDIRAYGAGILSGPTEAVFAVEAESPNRIMLNVDRVMRTDYVISDLQPTYFVIESFEDLYRQTVERDFDRLYRNLPPAFTYANSAIIDVDNVVHRGTQEYLLRGGRGSGAAPV, encoded by the coding sequence ATGGCCACTCTAGCACAAGCAGAACAGGACTTTAGCGTCCTGCCCGAAATGCCCGCGGATGTCTTCACCGCGCCGCTCAAGAGGCCCGAGCACGTCGGCGACGATTGGCTCGAGCCGCAGCAGACGCACTATACCAGCGAAGACGACGCGATCTGGAACGACTTGTTCGCGCGCCAGATGGACGTCCTGCCTGGTCGCGCGGCCAGCGCCTTCATGGCGGGGCTGGAAAAACTGGACCTCGGCAAGGGCGGCGTGCCCGATTTCAAACAAATGTCCGAAGAACTGGGTAAGCTCACCGGCTGGAGCGTGGTGCCGGTACCGATGCTGATCCCCGATCACGTATTCTTCTGGCACCTGGCCAATCGTCGTTTTCCGGCCGGCAATTTCATCCGCACGCGCGAGACATTCGACTACATCCAGGAACCCGACGTATTCCACGATGTCTTCGGCCACGTGCCGATGCTGAGCGATCCGACATTTGCCGACTACATGCAGGAATACGGCAAGGCCGGGTGGAAAGCGATGCGCTACAATCGCCTGAAAGCGCTGGGCTCGCTTTATTGGTACACGGTCGAGTTCGGGCTGATCGAGGAGGGGCCGGACGACATCCGGGCCTATGGCGCGGGCATCCTGTCGGGCCCGACCGAGGCGGTGTTCGCGGTCGAGGCCGAAAGCCCCAACCGCATCATGCTCAACGTCGACCGTGTGATGCGTACGGACTACGTCATCAGCGATCTGCAGCCGACCTATTTCGTGATCGAAAGTTTCGAAGATCTCTATCGCCAGACGGTGGAGCGCGATTTCGACCGGCTCTATCGCAATCTGCCGCCCGCTTTCACCTACGCCAATTCGGCCATTATCGATGTCGACAATGTCGTTCATCGCGGCACGCAGGAATATCTGCTTCGCGGCGGGCGAGGGTCAGGAGCGGCGCCAGTCTGA
- a CDS encoding undecaprenyl-diphosphate phosphatase encodes MTFLQLLIIAVVQGITEFLPISSSGHLILIPNFTEFPDQGPLIDVAVHVGSLLAIIVYFFKDVLTLARGGFASIGIGTDRPDAPSERRLFWWIVLGTIPAVAFGLAIKLGAFNSIAETWFNITVIDDDLMSSIRFTDLIAFNLIVYGIALGLADWLGKEVKKFEDMSWRDGLIVGIAQALAIIPGTSRSGVTMTAARALGYSRYESARFSFLLSIPAVAGAGVLIVPEIFEAGATLAMDALIAGVLTFIAAFLTMAFLMNFLKRASMLVFVFYRVAMGCALLAFF; translated from the coding sequence ATGACATTCCTGCAGCTCCTCATCATCGCGGTGGTCCAGGGGATCACGGAGTTTCTCCCGATCTCGTCGTCGGGACACCTGATCCTGATCCCCAATTTTACCGAGTTTCCCGACCAGGGCCCGCTGATCGACGTGGCGGTGCATGTCGGCTCGCTGCTTGCGATCATCGTCTATTTCTTCAAGGACGTGCTCACGCTCGCGCGCGGCGGCTTTGCGAGCATCGGCATCGGAACCGACCGGCCCGATGCGCCGAGCGAGCGGCGGCTGTTCTGGTGGATCGTACTGGGGACCATCCCGGCGGTCGCGTTCGGCCTTGCGATCAAGCTCGGCGCGTTCAATTCGATTGCGGAGACATGGTTCAATATCACCGTGATCGACGACGACCTGATGAGCTCGATCCGCTTTACCGATCTCATCGCTTTCAACCTCATCGTCTACGGTATCGCGCTCGGTCTCGCCGACTGGCTCGGCAAGGAAGTGAAGAAGTTCGAGGATATGAGCTGGCGCGACGGACTGATCGTCGGCATCGCGCAGGCGCTGGCGATCATTCCCGGTACCAGCCGTTCGGGCGTGACCATGACGGCGGCGCGGGCACTGGGCTATTCGCGCTACGAATCGGCGCGCTTCTCCTTCCTGCTGTCGATCCCGGCGGTGGCCGGTGCAGGCGTGCTGATCGTGCCCGAAATTTTCGAAGCGGGCGCTACCCTCGCAATGGATGCATTGATCGCAGGGGTGCTGACCTTCATTGCGGCCTTCCTCACCATGGCCTTCTTGATGAATTTCCTGAAGCGCGCTTCGATGCTTGTGTTCGTCTTCTACCGCGTCGCCATGGGTTGCGCGCTGTTGGCGTTCTTTTGA
- a CDS encoding M13 family metallopeptidase — translation MIRTVFATSASAFALALAAPATAQSGETDPNQADYLEEDRTPTMSFGSWGVDPDLLSDTVDPGDDFFAYVNQEWLDANPLPAEFSRFGAFNLLREKSTEDVKTLIDELVARPRESLSHDERRIVDTYNAFLDTDAIEARGLAPIQPYVSRIAAATTLDELAMIWAEAGYSSPIGGFVNVDAKQPDQYVAYIGIGGLGLPDRDYYLDDSEKGREIQQKYKDYMAMMLEAGGYDDPVATAEAVYALEEKMARDVIWERTARRNRDLTYHALSADELAALSGDVPVQAMLEKIGFAASPKFVVSAMPPSDERARALGLTEEQLAQIGSGLPGMMGLLNQTPVATLQAWTIKEFISDHNHLLPKKYDEAQFELYDKTLRGTPEQRPRWKRAIAATEGALGELVGASYVERYFPPENKAAMEELVVNLRKAMAQSIDEIEWMGEETKEQALAKLASFDPKIGYRDNLEVYEGLAVTPDDPIANSLAADAWQLEDNVAKLGQPIDRTEWFMTPQTVNAYYNPTKNEIVFPAAILQQPFFGLTADPAVNYGAIGGVIGHEIGHGFDDQGSKYDATGKLENWWTDQDRANFDERGDALVAQYDAFCPLDDGETCVNGRFTLGENIGDLGGLSLAYRAYKIATAGQDVPVIDGLSGDQRFFLAWAQVWRSAQREENYRQRLRTDSHSPEEYRVNGVVRNIDAWYDAFNVTEDDKLYLPPEERVRIW, via the coding sequence ATGATCCGCACCGTTTTCGCCACTTCCGCGAGCGCCTTTGCGCTTGCTCTCGCTGCACCTGCTACGGCTCAGAGCGGAGAGACCGATCCCAACCAGGCCGACTATCTGGAGGAAGACCGGACGCCGACGATGAGCTTCGGCAGCTGGGGCGTCGATCCCGACCTGTTGTCCGATACGGTAGATCCGGGCGACGACTTCTTCGCCTACGTCAACCAGGAATGGCTCGATGCCAATCCGCTCCCGGCCGAATTCAGCCGCTTCGGCGCATTCAACCTGCTGCGCGAAAAATCGACCGAGGACGTGAAAACGTTGATCGACGAACTGGTCGCCAGGCCCCGCGAGTCGCTTTCCCATGACGAGCGTCGCATTGTCGACACTTACAACGCCTTCCTCGATACCGATGCCATCGAAGCCCGCGGCCTTGCGCCGATCCAGCCCTATGTCAGCCGCATCGCCGCAGCGACGACACTGGACGAACTGGCGATGATCTGGGCCGAAGCGGGCTATTCCTCGCCGATTGGCGGTTTCGTGAATGTCGATGCCAAGCAGCCAGACCAGTATGTCGCCTATATCGGCATTGGCGGCCTCGGGCTGCCCGATCGCGACTATTACCTCGACGACAGCGAGAAGGGCCGCGAAATCCAGCAGAAGTACAAGGATTACATGGCCATGATGCTCGAAGCGGGTGGCTATGACGATCCGGTGGCGACCGCCGAGGCGGTGTATGCGCTCGAAGAAAAGATGGCGCGCGACGTGATCTGGGAGCGCACGGCCCGCCGCAACCGCGACCTTACCTACCATGCGCTGTCGGCAGACGAGCTTGCGGCCTTGTCCGGCGATGTGCCGGTGCAGGCGATGCTGGAGAAGATCGGCTTTGCCGCATCGCCAAAATTCGTCGTTTCCGCGATGCCGCCGTCGGACGAGCGGGCCAGGGCACTGGGGCTTACCGAGGAGCAGCTCGCGCAGATCGGCAGCGGTCTTCCCGGGATGATGGGCCTTCTCAACCAAACGCCGGTGGCGACGCTGCAGGCGTGGACGATCAAGGAATTCATCTCCGACCACAACCACCTGTTGCCGAAGAAATACGACGAGGCGCAGTTCGAACTCTACGACAAGACCCTGCGCGGGACGCCGGAGCAGCGTCCGCGCTGGAAGCGTGCGATCGCCGCCACCGAGGGCGCGCTCGGCGAGCTCGTCGGCGCGAGCTATGTGGAGCGCTATTTCCCACCCGAGAACAAGGCGGCGATGGAAGAACTGGTCGTGAACCTGCGCAAGGCGATGGCGCAGTCGATCGACGAGATCGAGTGGATGGGCGAAGAGACCAAGGAGCAGGCGCTGGCCAAGCTTGCCAGCTTCGATCCCAAGATCGGCTATCGCGACAATCTGGAGGTGTACGAGGGTCTTGCAGTGACGCCCGACGACCCCATCGCCAATTCGCTGGCAGCGGATGCCTGGCAGCTCGAGGACAATGTCGCCAAGCTGGGCCAGCCGATCGACCGCACCGAGTGGTTCATGACTCCGCAGACGGTCAACGCCTATTACAACCCGACCAAGAACGAGATCGTTTTTCCGGCCGCGATCCTGCAGCAGCCCTTCTTCGGGCTGACCGCGGACCCGGCGGTGAACTACGGCGCGATCGGCGGTGTCATCGGCCACGAGATCGGCCATGGCTTCGACGACCAGGGCTCGAAATACGACGCCACCGGCAAGCTCGAGAACTGGTGGACGGACCAGGATCGCGCCAATTTCGACGAGCGGGGCGACGCGCTGGTCGCGCAATATGACGCTTTCTGCCCGCTCGACGACGGCGAAACCTGTGTCAATGGGCGCTTCACGCTGGGCGAGAATATCGGCGACCTGGGCGGGCTCAGCCTTGCCTATCGCGCTTACAAGATCGCGACCGCAGGGCAGGACGTTCCGGTGATCGACGGGCTCAGCGGCGACCAGCGCTTCTTCCTCGCCTGGGCACAGGTCTGGCGTTCGGCGCAGCGGGAAGAGAACTATCGCCAGCGCCTGCGCACCGACAGCCACAGTCCGGAAGAATATCGCGTCAATGGCGTCGTGCGGAACATCGATGCCTGGTACGATGCTTTCAACGTGACGGAAGACGACAAACTTTACCTCCCGCCCGAAGAACGTGTGAGAATTTGGTAG
- a CDS encoding ABC transporter transmembrane domain-containing protein: MSDTEPFPAASSSDPASAQRLFEGEPEQGAEPKRRSLGPLRMIYREAAKYPDKVALAFFALLITAAATLAIPAGFKLIIDNGFGGNGDPANIGRWFRYLLMIVGVLAIGTALRFYFVSWIGERVVADIRLKVHANLLRQEPGFYEENSPKEISSRMTSDTAIIEQVVGTTVSVALRNTLMAIGGTIYLFYLAPSLTLGMALVIPAVVIPITVFGRRLRNVSRTSQDRVADVGAMVTEVLSAMKIVQSFNQETRETTRFGEAVEQIFSVAKRRILIRAAMTSVIILLIFGSITLLMWRGAVGVSEGAISGGTIAAFVITGGLVAGAFGSLTEVYGDLLRGAGAASRLNELLTASAQIAPPARPQSLPTPARGSLSFRNVTFRYPTRPEPPALRDFTLEVEPGETVAIVGPSGAGKSTIFQLAERFYDPQAGTVRLDGIPLTSVDPRDVRERIAFVPQDGVLFSANARDNLRYGNWYASDEAIWEAARAANAEEFLRALPEGLDTFLGEDGTRLSGGQQQRIAIARAVLRDAPILLLDEATSALDAESERLVQDALEQLMEDRTTLVIAHRLATVRAADRIVVMEDGRIVEQGTHRQLTAAGGLYARLAKLQFDMPQAGAA, translated from the coding sequence ATGTCCGATACCGAACCCTTCCCTGCAGCATCGTCTTCCGACCCCGCTTCGGCCCAGCGCCTGTTCGAAGGCGAGCCGGAGCAGGGCGCCGAGCCAAAGCGTCGCTCGCTCGGGCCGCTGCGGATGATCTATCGCGAGGCGGCGAAATATCCCGACAAGGTGGCGCTGGCATTCTTCGCCTTGCTGATTACGGCGGCGGCGACGTTGGCAATCCCCGCGGGCTTCAAGCTGATCATCGATAACGGCTTCGGCGGTAACGGCGATCCGGCCAATATCGGACGCTGGTTCCGCTATCTGCTGATGATCGTCGGTGTGCTGGCGATCGGCACGGCGCTGCGGTTCTATTTCGTCAGCTGGATCGGCGAGCGGGTGGTCGCCGATATCCGCCTGAAAGTGCACGCCAACCTGCTGCGGCAGGAACCGGGCTTTTACGAAGAGAACAGCCCCAAGGAAATCTCCAGCCGCATGACCAGCGATACGGCGATTATCGAGCAGGTCGTCGGCACGACCGTCTCCGTGGCGCTGCGCAACACGCTGATGGCGATCGGCGGCACGATCTACCTGTTCTATCTCGCCCCGTCGCTGACGCTCGGCATGGCGCTGGTCATCCCCGCCGTTGTGATCCCGATCACGGTATTCGGGCGGCGACTGCGCAATGTCTCGCGCACCAGCCAGGACCGGGTTGCCGATGTCGGCGCGATGGTCACCGAAGTCCTGTCGGCCATGAAAATTGTCCAGAGTTTCAATCAGGAAACCCGCGAGACAACGCGGTTCGGGGAAGCGGTCGAGCAGATATTCTCCGTCGCCAAACGCCGCATACTGATCCGCGCCGCGATGACTTCGGTTATCATCCTGCTGATCTTCGGCTCCATCACCCTGCTGATGTGGCGCGGCGCAGTGGGCGTGAGCGAAGGCGCGATTTCGGGCGGCACGATTGCTGCCTTTGTCATCACCGGCGGCCTCGTCGCGGGCGCTTTCGGTTCGCTGACCGAGGTCTATGGCGACTTGCTGCGCGGCGCAGGCGCGGCGAGCCGCTTGAATGAATTGCTCACCGCTTCGGCCCAGATCGCGCCGCCCGCCCGCCCGCAATCGTTGCCCACCCCTGCGCGCGGAAGCCTTTCTTTCCGCAACGTCACTTTTCGTTACCCTACCCGGCCCGAGCCGCCCGCACTGCGCGACTTTACGCTGGAGGTCGAGCCGGGCGAAACCGTGGCTATCGTCGGCCCCTCGGGTGCGGGCAAGTCGACTATCTTCCAGCTTGCCGAACGCTTCTACGATCCGCAGGCGGGCACCGTCCGGCTCGACGGCATTCCGCTGACCAGTGTCGATCCGCGCGACGTGCGCGAGCGCATTGCCTTCGTCCCGCAGGATGGCGTGCTGTTCAGCGCCAATGCCCGCGACAATCTGCGCTACGGCAATTGGTACGCGAGCGACGAGGCCATCTGGGAAGCTGCCCGTGCCGCCAATGCGGAGGAATTCCTGCGCGCGCTGCCCGAGGGGCTCGACACCTTCCTGGGCGAGGACGGCACGCGGCTGTCGGGCGGCCAGCAACAGCGCATCGCCATCGCCCGCGCGGTGCTGCGCGATGCACCGATCCTGCTGCTCGACGAAGCCACCAGCGCGCTCGATGCGGAAAGCGAGCGGCTGGTGCAGGATGCGCTCGAGCAGTTGATGGAAGACCGCACCACGCTGGTCATCGCGCACCGCCTGGCGACCGTCCGCGCGGCGGATCGCATCGTGGTGATGGAAGACGGCCGGATCGTCGAGCAGGGCACGCATCGGCAATTGACGGCGGCGGGCGGGCTCTATGCGCGGCTGGCCAAGCTGCAATTCGACATGCCGCAGGCCGGCGCGGCCTGA